From the genome of Thermaerobacter marianensis DSM 12885:
ACGACCAGCGGGCCCGCACCCTGGCGTGGCTGCGGGAGGAGGCGGCCCGGGGGCGGGGGTTCCGGGAGCTGGCGCAAGCCGTGTGCTCCCACCTGTACCGCGCGTACCCCCACTATTCCTGGGTCGGCGTCTACATGATCGAAGGTGACCGCCTGAAGCTCTGGGCCTGGGACGGCCCCCAGCCCACCCAGCACGTGGAGATCCCCCTGAACGCGGGGCTGTGCGGCTGGGCGGCCTCCACGGGGCAGCTGGCCAACGTGCCCGACGTGCGCAAAGACCCGCGCTATTTGCAGTGCTTCCTCTCCTGCCAGTCGGAGATCGTGGTGCCCATCGCCCGGGGCGGCAAGGTCTACGGCGAGATCGACATCGACAGCGACCGGCTGGCGGCCTTCGGCGCCGAGGAGGAGACCTTCCTCCAGGAGGCCTGCGCCATCCTGGCGGAGCGGGCGGCGGCCGACGCCGAGGTGCAGGCGGCGGGGGCGGGGCGCTAGGTCCCGCCCCGCGTACTTCGCTGGGATGGGCACCCGCAGGTCTGCGACCCCTTGACCACCGTGGGACGGGGTGGATCGGACCGCCGGTTGCCCCCGGGTGACGGGCGGGGAACCATGGAAGCGGAGGTGATCCCATGGCGGCCAAGCGCATCGCCATCCTGGTCGACGACCTGTACGAGGACCTGGAACTCTGGTACCCGTACTACCGCCTGCGGGAGGCGGGCCACCAGGTCGAGCTCATCGGCAGCGAGCGGGAGCGGGCGTACACCAGCAAGCACCACTACCCCGCCAAGGCGGTGAAGTCCATCGCCGAGGTGCGGTCCGAGGACTACGACGGCGTGGTGATCCCCGGCGGCTACGCGCCGGACAAGATGCGCCGGGACGAGCGGATGGTCCGGTTTGTCCGGGAGATCCACGACCAGGGCAAGCTGGTGGCGGCCATCTGCCACGCCGGCTGGATGCTGGTCTCGGCCGACATCCTGCGGGGCCGGAAGGCCACCAGCGTCCGGGCGATCCGCGACGACATGCGCAACGCCGGCTGCCAGTGGGTGGACGAGCCCGTGGTGGTCGACGGCAACCTGGTGACCTCCCGGACCCCCGACGACCTGCCCGCCTACATGAAGGCGATCCTGGCGAAGCTGGGCGAGGCATGAGCGGGCGCCGGCCCGGCGGCCGGCCTCGGTGACCATGGAGCGGCGGCGCCAAGCCGCCGCTCTTTTTGCGTCGAGCCCACGCCCGTGGGGGTTCAGCCCTTGCTGGTGCCGCCCACCGCGCCCCGCCACCTGCAGCAACGTGCATTGGCATCCTGCAAGCAGGATTTGCCCCCGGCGCGGGGAAATGGACCTGCCAGTTGACTGCGCCCCGGCAGCACCCGGGTGGCGCCGCGGCCGAGCGGCCCTGCCCGGCCCCCGGACCAGGGGGCGGGGCGGCGGGAAGGGGGCGGGCGGTGGCGGGCGGTGCCCCCGGGCGGGAGAGGTGGTCCAGGGTGCAGCGAGAGTCCCCCAGGGTGATGCGAGGTGGCACGCCGGATGGGGTCCGGGCTGTTGCCCGGGCCATGGTCCCTACGGTCCCCCGGGGTGTCGTGGGCGCCGCCCTCCGGGGCACCAGCCGCGGCGCTGCCCTCCGGGCCACCTGCCGCGTTGCCGCCCGGGCCCTGGCCGCCGGGCTGGCGGCCTTGGTGCTCCTCAGCGGGTGCGGCGGCGGGCCCGTTCGTCCGGAGGAACCGGCCGGCGGCGCCGGAGGCGCCGGCGCCGGGGGCGCAGGTGCCGGCCCCCGGGCCGAGCCGGCCCTTGCCGAGGCCGGGGCGGGCCGCGGCCGGGGGGAGACGGTGATCCTGGTGGCGGCGGCCGCGTCCCTGCAGGATGCCCTGCAGGATGCGGCGGAAGCCTTCCGCCG
Proteins encoded in this window:
- a CDS encoding GAF domain-containing protein, producing MADVHRDEPAAGAAALDDQRARTLAWLREEAARGRGFRELAQAVCSHLYRAYPHYSWVGVYMIEGDRLKLWAWDGPQPTQHVEIPLNAGLCGWAASTGQLANVPDVRKDPRYLQCFLSCQSEIVVPIARGGKVYGEIDIDSDRLAAFGAEEETFLQEACAILAERAAADAEVQAAGAGR
- a CDS encoding type 1 glutamine amidotransferase domain-containing protein; the protein is MAAKRIAILVDDLYEDLELWYPYYRLREAGHQVELIGSERERAYTSKHHYPAKAVKSIAEVRSEDYDGVVIPGGYAPDKMRRDERMVRFVREIHDQGKLVAAICHAGWMLVSADILRGRKATSVRAIRDDMRNAGCQWVDEPVVVDGNLVTSRTPDDLPAYMKAILAKLGEA